GCTGAGCTCTTTCCAGAAGATCGACGACCCGCCAGGACAATCTATCAGGCAGCAGCGCTTCCTTTTGGTGGTCGAGTGAAGGTCATGGGAGTCGCAATCAAAGAGCGATCGCCTCACTCATGATAGACCATGGCTTCATGCATGGGTAGATGGTCATACATAGACTTGAAGTCTAGCTCTATCCTGTAAGGAAAGATGAATGCAGCTATGGTGTTGTTGATCTACAGATATCGACAGATAAGTTGTGAGTTCTGTCGATCAACTTCGGTCAACCAGGATTGCTAGGTGCGTGGTCGGGGATCCGGCTCGATAGATGAATGACCGGCAGGTGTACCGGATTCTTCCTCAAGGCGATCGCCGCTTGGCTTACTATGTTGCAAAAGTCTCCCTGGGTTGCCTAGCTGAGGCGAGGAATTCAGAGGATGAATGATCGTAAGGATTGCTCAGGCGATGGAAGCGACTTGGCATGATAGTCCCTGAATGACTCAAGAAATGCAACAATGGTTTACATAAAAATTTATTGTGAAAGCGATCGCTCAAAGCTGTATCCATAGCTAAGTGCTCGGTACCTAGCTGAAAGGATGGCCTGTTTACCAGGGGCATCTTGAGCGTTCATTTCTGCATGTTTTCGACTACTCACGTTTTGATAATCAGCCGTGGCTTCTCAACCTTCTCTCAATCTTGTCACCCAAGCTAGACCCATCAAGCGATCGCTGGCTGGCAGCATCTTCTCTGATAGCCTGACGGTGTTTTGGGGAGACTGGCTAGACTTGCGAGTTCGTATCATGCAGGTGGCGGCCTCTGGTCTCGTTTCACCTCTGATCTACATTTTAGCGTTTGGTTTGGGGCTAGGCAGTGCTCTAGATACCGTGGTCACGCCCTCAGCGGGGGAGACCTATCTACAATTCATCTTGCCAGGCATGGTGGCCCTTTCCTCCATGACCATCAGCTTTGGCGGCACGACATTTTCCATTTGCGGTGAACGCCTTTACAGCAAAACCTTTGAGGAAATCTTGCTGCTGCCAGTCCATCCCATGGCCCTGTTCCTCGGCAAAATGCTGGCGGGGGTAGTGCGGGGGCTGATGACATCGGCATCGGTGGTGGCGATCGCCTTGGTGGTGACCGGAAACTGGCGGTTTGTCAGTCCTCTTTTCCTGCTGGTGCTGGTGCTCAACTGTGCGGTCTTTTCTGGGTTAGGGGTGATTGTAGGATTGAATGTAAAATCCTTAGAAAGTGTGGGATTGCTCAACAACTTTCTGATTGTGCCCATGTCCTTTTTGGGCGCGACCTTTTTTGATCCCCAAACCCTGCCCGCTGCCTTGAAGGTGATTGTTTACCTGCTGCCACTGACCTATACCAGTACAGGGTTACGGGCTGCTACCTATTTACCCTTGTCTGATTTTCCCTGGATTAGTCTGCCGGTCTTGCTGGGGGTAGCGATCGCCCTCTGTGCTGTCGGCGCTTATCAATTTGCCCATCAACAAGACTAGCCCTGGATGGGGGCGATCGCCGGCCCATTCCTTGGGCTATGATTAGAAGC
The sequence above is a segment of the Candidatus Obscuribacterales bacterium genome. Coding sequences within it:
- a CDS encoding ABC transporter permease, which codes for MASQPSLNLVTQARPIKRSLAGSIFSDSLTVFWGDWLDLRVRIMQVAASGLVSPLIYILAFGLGLGSALDTVVTPSAGETYLQFILPGMVALSSMTISFGGTTFSICGERLYSKTFEEILLLPVHPMALFLGKMLAGVVRGLMTSASVVAIALVVTGNWRFVSPLFLLVLVLNCAVFSGLGVIVGLNVKSLESVGLLNNFLIVPMSFLGATFFDPQTLPAALKVIVYLLPLTYTSTGLRAATYLPLSDFPWISLPVLLGVAIALCAVGAYQFAHQQD